One Heyndrickxia oleronia genomic window, TAATGGGCGATCATTAAGTTTATAAGGTTGTAAACTTAAATCATAAGGTTCTAACGCTTGATACTGTTCTTTTAGCTGAACATCTGAGAATGGAATATGGGCACCTATTTCTTTAAAATGCTCAATTTGTGCCTTTGCAAATTTTACGTAATTCGGACTTCCCATTAAGCTAACGGCTGTACGTATCCATTCATACTGTGTCAATGCACCTAAGGTAATGATCCCACCCATTGAAGTACCAACTACGCCAATAGATTTCTCATTTGCCTGTTCTGCTTGTACATAAAAATTCTTTATTGTGTTTAATTCATGAATGGTTTGAATAATCACATCCCAAAAACGGAACATTCTTTCAGTCTGTGAAATATTGTCCTCTCTTTCTCCATGGTATTTTGCTTCAGGTAACACCACTCTAAAACCCTTTTCGGCTAATAAATAGGCATAATGTAAATTATGTTCTTTTGCGGATTCAAAACCGTGTATAAAGATGATAAATGGTAATTTTTGTTCTTTGATTGTATCTTTTACAAGATGTAAAACGGGAATCGAATCAATCTGTTGTTTCTCAATAATAACCACTATTCTCTCTCCTCTATGATGTTATCCTTCTAATTGACTGTAACATTTAGTATATTTAAATTAATAGCTATATTTTAACAGAAGCTCTTTTCTATTAACCACCCTTGTGAAAAACAACTAATGCAAAAGAAATACACATTATGTTCTATGAACTCAACTATTCGTTTAAGGAGACATAAAATGAAAAATCAATTTTTAATTGCTTTAGATTTAGATGGTACACTTTTAACCGATAATAAAACCATTTCAGAAAGAACATTAAAAACATTAAAAAGACTTCAACAGGAAGGCCATATTGTTATGATTTCAACAGGTAGACCTTTCCGCTCTAGTGTTCAATATTATCATGAATTGGAATTAAATACACCTATCGTAAACTTTAATGGAG contains:
- a CDS encoding prolyl oligopeptidase family serine peptidase encodes the protein MVIIEKQQIDSIPVLHLVKDTIKEQKLPFIIFIHGFESAKEHNLHYAYLLAEKGFRVVLPEAKYHGEREDNISQTERMFRFWDVIIQTIHELNTIKNFYVQAEQANEKSIGVVGTSMGGIITLGALTQYEWIRTAVSLMGSPNYVKFAKAQIEHFKEIGAHIPFSDVQLKEQYQALEPYDLSLQPYKLNDRPLMFWHGKKDKMVPYDPTFAFYNQVKDQYKGNPDTIYFLTDETAGHKVSREGLLETVKWFEKWLINS